The stretch of DNA TTATTCGTATGTTTCAAAAGCTATTAGGGAAAAATATTTCTAACGATGAGGTTGTTCAATACTTTAAATCTTTGAAAAGTGAGCCTATTCAACGCGAAAATAATGTTTCTAATCTTTACGATTATGAATGGTTATTCAAAGAAGATGGAATTTTAATCACAGTCTTAAATTCAATTATTATTTCGATTAAGGTTTACTTTTCTCCTACACCAATTTGTCAACCATTTCGAGATGAATTTGTATGGGGATTAAGTTATATTAGTTCAGAAAATGATATTAAAAAGCAATTTGATTTTCCAGAAAATTTAAATCGAGAGCCTATGCGTGCGGATAATATTTATCAACATAAAAATTGCACAGTCGCTTTCGATGCTATGACGGGAGAAATAAACTACGGTGAAATTCGACTTTAATGATATTGGTTCTATTGCTAAGATATTATAACGTCAGATTTTTTAAACCATCAACGGTTCCATTATAAATGTTGACATCCACTTTATATGAGGTTCCTTTAATTTGAGCTTTTTCAGTGAATTGCCAAAAATTCCAATGGGATTTCATGTCTTCTACAAAGAAATTGTAATTGGCAATCCAAATGATATAGCCTTCAAAATGAGGACGTAAAAAATTTTCAAAATATTTATCCGAAGTATAAATAATCGGTTGAATCCCGTAATGATCTTCGATGATGGAACACCAATTTTTTAATCCCTCAATTAATCGTTCCATAGATTGTGTACGAGGCATCGTTTCTATATCCAATACGGGTGGTAAATCCCCAGATTTTAAATTAACATTTCGGATGAAATTTTGTGCTTGTGCAGTGGAATTTTCATCAGGTCGGTAAAAATGGTAAGCCCCACGAATAAAATCGTTTTGTTTCGCTCCTTCCCAATTCTCATCAAATTTTTTATCCGTATTGAATCCACCCATGGTTGATCGGATAAAAACAAAATTAATTGGATAAATGTCGTAAATGGTTTTCATTTGAGCCCAATCAATATCACCTTGATATTGGGAAATATCCAAGCCGAATGTTTTTAGATAATATCGATCCATGACTTCAATATTTCTTACATCGTATTTCGTTAATTTTTCTACCGAATTTTCAGTATCTCCTTTTAGTTTACGTGAAACAGTTTTCATCCAATAGTTAATTCCATGGCGATAATGTACAGTAAAGGTCACGAGAACAATTGTTATTACTCCGATAAAGATGAATTTATACGGGATTTCTTGTTTTTTTTTCGATGTAGATTTTTTCTTCGCCATAAAATAAAACAGGATTTGGATTTACAATAATACTACGAAAAGATTTACGTTGAAAACGATTTCTTAATTATCTTTGTTTCTATGAAAAAATGGATTCTTGCCGCACGTTTGCGAACGTTACCACTTTCGTTAAGTGGTTTATTACTTGCAGGTTTTATAGCGAAATACGAAGGATTTTACCAAACAGATATCTTTGTATTATCAATGTTGACCACTTTAGCATTCCAAATTTTATCCAACTTTGCCAATGATTATGGTGATGCTGTAAAAGGAACAGATGATCATCGCGTGGGAGAACAGCGTGCTGTAGCATCAGGACTTATTACTCAAAAAGA from Faecalibacter sp. LW9 encodes:
- a CDS encoding GH25 family lysozyme, coding for MAKKKSTSKKKQEIPYKFIFIGVITIVLVTFTVHYRHGINYWMKTVSRKLKGDTENSVEKLTKYDVRNIEVMDRYYLKTFGLDISQYQGDIDWAQMKTIYDIYPINFVFIRSTMGGFNTDKKFDENWEGAKQNDFIRGAYHFYRPDENSTAQAQNFIRNVNLKSGDLPPVLDIETMPRTQSMERLIEGLKNWCSIIEDHYGIQPIIYTSDKYFENFLRPHFEGYIIWIANYNFFVEDMKSHWNFWQFTEKAQIKGTSYKVDVNIYNGTVDGLKNLTL